One genomic window of Polaromonas sp. SP1 includes the following:
- a CDS encoding basic amino acid ABC transporter substrate-binding protein, translating into MSFTSITTRRFLQTAGTLVAGIVLAACSKTEPPAPVAATPAPAASAPAPAAKVYLVGTDAAYAPFESQNEKGEIVGFDIEIVQAVAQKAGIEVKFLNTPWEGIFNTLAQGDRDLLVSSITITDERKQTMDFSTPYFDAQQLIAVKKDSKIAKFADLKKLKVGVQNGTTGDEVVSKLQGKNSANIKRFESTPLALKELEAGGVDAVVADNGVVVHYVNNNSDAKFKTVSDASFVSEQYGLAVKKGNTELQGKLNKGLADIKSDGTYDKIYTKYFGAPPAAAAAPAPAAAASK; encoded by the coding sequence ATGTCTTTTACTTCCATCACCACGCGACGTTTCCTGCAAACCGCCGGCACCCTGGTCGCCGGCATCGTTCTGGCCGCCTGCAGCAAGACCGAGCCGCCCGCGCCGGTGGCCGCCACGCCGGCGCCTGCAGCGTCTGCACCGGCCCCTGCCGCCAAGGTCTACCTGGTGGGCACCGACGCCGCCTACGCGCCGTTTGAGTCGCAAAACGAAAAAGGCGAAATCGTCGGCTTCGACATCGAAATCGTGCAAGCCGTCGCACAGAAGGCCGGCATCGAAGTGAAATTCCTGAACACGCCATGGGAAGGCATCTTCAACACGCTCGCCCAGGGCGACCGCGACCTGCTGGTCTCGTCCATCACCATCACCGATGAACGCAAGCAGACCATGGACTTCTCGACACCTTACTTCGATGCGCAGCAGCTGATCGCCGTGAAGAAGGACTCGAAGATCGCCAAGTTCGCCGACCTGAAAAAACTCAAGGTCGGCGTGCAGAACGGCACCACCGGCGATGAAGTCGTGAGCAAGCTGCAGGGCAAGAACAGCGCCAACATCAAGCGCTTTGAGTCGACCCCCCTGGCACTGAAAGAACTCGAAGCCGGCGGCGTGGACGCCGTGGTGGCCGACAACGGCGTGGTGGTGCACTACGTCAACAACAACAGCGATGCCAAGTTCAAGACCGTCAGCGACGCCAGCTTTGTGTCCGAGCAGTACGGTCTGGCCGTCAAGAAGGGCAACACCGAACTGCAAGGCAAGCTCAACAAGGGCCTGGCCGACATCAAGTCTGACGGCACCTACGACAAGATCTACACCAAGTACTTCGGCGCGCCACCGGCTGCCGCAGCAGCGCCCGCACCTGCGGCCGCAGCCTCGAAGTAA
- a CDS encoding DUF2127 domain-containing protein yields the protein MPLNPAPPKGGTPPEAGGDPSAHRRALHAIALFEAVKGLAALAAGIGLLGLLHHDIHHIAVALLWRFHLDPALPYPAILLHYADLLSAIDLRTLAPVALAYIGVRFLEAWGLWRGKTWAEWLGALSGALYIPLEIAHLVHRTNLINAAVLLANVVIVGFLALQLWQRK from the coding sequence ATGCCCCTGAACCCCGCCCCACCAAAGGGCGGCACCCCTCCAGAAGCCGGCGGTGATCCCAGCGCCCATCGCCGCGCCCTGCACGCGATTGCCCTCTTTGAAGCCGTCAAAGGCCTGGCCGCACTGGCAGCCGGCATCGGCCTGCTGGGCCTGTTGCACCACGACATCCACCACATTGCCGTTGCGCTGCTTTGGCGGTTTCACCTCGACCCGGCCCTGCCCTACCCGGCCATCCTGCTGCATTACGCCGACCTGCTGAGCGCGATCGACCTGCGCACGCTGGCGCCCGTGGCGCTGGCCTATATCGGCGTGCGCTTTCTGGAAGCCTGGGGCTTGTGGAGGGGGAAAACCTGGGCCGAATGGCTGGGCGCGTTGTCGGGCGCCTTGTACATCCCGCTGGAGATTGCACACCTGGTGCATCGCACCAACCTGATCAATGCGGCGGTGCTGCTGGCAAACGTGGTGATCGTCGGATTCCTGGCCCTGCAACTTTGGCAAAGGAAATAG